Genomic segment of Dehalogenimonas alkenigignens:
GAAAGGCGAATAGTACCGTCAGTGGATTGGCGAACTCATTCATATCTTAACCCCCGATTCGTGATTTTGGTCGGCAGCCGTCGGCTGGGGGACAACGGCTAATACTAAAGTCTGCTTCAAATAGTGTCAACCCTGCTTGTCAGGCCTTCTTCTTCCAGCCGCGCCAGCGTCGTTTCGATGACCGCCCAGCCGAAGCCGCGCCGCCGCAGGAAATCCGCCAGTTTCCGCCGGGATTCATCAGCGGGCAGCGCCTTCAGGCGGGACAGGCGCGGCAGTGCCGCCCGGTAGGCCGCCCCGGCGTCATCGGCATCCGCCAGGGCGTTCCCGGCGGTCTCCGGATCGACGCCCCGGGACAGTAATTCCCGCTTGATCATATACGCCGAACGCGGGCTGCCGGAGGCGCGGTGTTCGCTCCAGGCGCGGGCAAAGGCGCTGTCATCAACCAGGCCGGCGGCTTTGAGGAGGTTCATAACGGCTTCAATTTCCGTTTCGCTGAAGCCGCGGCGGCTCAAGCGCTGGCGCATCTCGGCCTCGCTGCGGGCGCGGTACGCTAAAAGCTTCAAAGCCGCCTGGTAGCAGGCTTCCGCCGGAGACAACCCGGGGCTGGCGGCGCTTTCAGCCTCAGCCCGGACGATTTTACCGGCGCGCCGGAAATCTGGCACCCTGAACCCCTTTCAAAAGACGTATCGGGCGGGACAACTGCCCACGCCCGATGCGGCCCAAGGGGCTTGCCGGCGCCGAAGTTAATCTCCAGAAGATTACTCGGTGTCGATAAAGCTGGCGTTGGCGCTCGCTGCGGCGCGGACATCCGATTCGACGGCATCGGCCGTCTCCGGGTGCGCGGCCAGAAACGTCCTGACCGCCTCCCGTCCCTGCCCCAGGCGAACATCACCATAAGAGAAGAAAGCGCCGGATTTCTTAATGACCCCGGATTCGACGCCGAGGTCGATAAGATTGCCCTCGCGGGAGATGCCGGAATCGAACAGGATGTCGAATTCGGCGCTCCTGAACGGCGGCGCTACTTTGTTCTTAACCACCTTGACCTTGACGTGGGTGCCGATGGCGGAGTTGCCGGATTTCAGTGTCTCCACCCGCCGCACATCCAGCCTAACCGAGGAGTAGAACTTGAGCGCCCGGCCGCCGGGAGTGACTTCCGGATTGCCGAAGACGATGCCCACTTTTTCCCGAAGCTGGTTGATAAAGATCACCGCGGTTCCGGTGTTGCCGATGGAGGCGGTCAGTTTCCTGAGCGCCTGGCTCATCAGCCGGGCCTGCAGGCCGACGTGGGAATCACCCATATCGCCTTCAAGTTCGGCTTTGGGCACCAGGGCGGCCACCGAATCGATGACCACAAGGTCGGCGCCGCCGGAGCGGACCAGCTTTTCGCAGATATCGAGGGCTTCTTCCCCGGTGTCGGGCTGGGCGATGTAGAGTTCGTCAAGATTGATGCCGCAGGTCTTGGCGTACTTGGGGTCGAAGGCATGCTCCACGTCGATGTAGAAAGCCTTGCCGCCCTGCCTCTGACACTGAGCGATGATGTGCTGCGCCAGAGTCGTCTTGCCTGACCCTTCGGGACCGAAGATCTCGGTCACCCGGCCGCGGGGAATGCCCCCCACGCCCAGGGCCAGGTCCAGCGACAGCGAGCCGGTGGGGATAACTTCCACCGCCACGGTGGAAGCCGCCTCCGACAGCTTCATGATGGCGCCCTTGCCGAACTGCTTCTCGATCAGCCCAACGGCTGCTTCCAGTGCTCTTTGCTTCTCTAAGTCAATGTTCGCCATGTTCTGCCTTTCATTGTAGCATATGTTCTAACTCAATGTCAGTAAGTGAACTCGGCCAACCGGCTGCCGCAGATCGGCCGGGATCCTTGAGCCGCGCCTATCATAGCACATAAGTACTAGACTTTCAAAGGGTAAAACGGGGAAAAGCGGCAGAAGGGAAATGGTTCAGGAATCGCCGGCCGCGGGCGGCTCAGCCCGGCGCCCTAAAGCCAGCGTCCGCCCTGTCTGGATAGCCCCGAAACCGTACTTCTTCCGAATGCGGTCCAGGGCGCGGTCGATAGACGATAGGCGCGCCGCGCCGCCGTTGTCGAGCGGCATCTGGCCTTCGCCGCCGGACAGCTTAGCCAGGCCGACGCCCAATAGCCTCACCGGCTGGCGGCTCCCGGCCAGCGCCGCGCCCAGCAGCTTGAGCGCCTCACCGAAAATGACTTCGTTTGAGTCGGTGCCGAATCCGAGCGTCCGTTGGCGGGTGATAGCCGAGAAATCAGCCCATCGGACCCGGATGTGGACTACTGAAGCCTTCTGGCCGTAGCGCCGCAGGCGCGCCCCGATTTGCTCCGAAAGGTAGCGGAGGGTGGCTTCCAGGAACTGCCGGTCGCGGGAATCGGCGTCGAAGGTACGCTCGGCCGAAATGGACCTGGCTTCGGCCGGAGGTTGGACGCGGCTGCGGTCTATCCCCTGAGCATGAAGCTTCAACATCTCGCCGTAGGCGCCGAATCGCGAAGTAAGCGAATCGAGGGGTATACTGGCCAGTTCCCCGAGCGTCCTGATACCTAGGGCGTTCAACACCTTTTCGGTCTTCTCGCCGACGCCGGGCATGCGGCCGATTGGCAGCGGGGCCATGAAGGCCGCCTCGCCGCCCGGCGGCACTTCCACCAGACCGTCGGGCTTGGCGGTCTTGGAAGCTACCTTGGCGGCGATCTTGCTGCCGGCGATGCCGATAGAAGCGGCGATGCCGATCTCATCCCGGATGCGCCGCCGGATCTTCGTGCCCATCCCGGCGAGAGAGCCGTGCAGGCTCTCGAACCCGGTGACGTCGAGCCAGGCCTCATCGAGGCCGCCGGGCTCCAGAAAAGGCGAGAAATCAGCCAGAATGGCCATGAACCTTTTCGACGCCTCGCCGTAGCGTTCCCAGCGGCCGGGAACAAAGAGACAGTTCGGGCAGAGGCGGTGCGCCTGCGATAGCGGCATGCCGGCATGGATGCCGTAACGCCGCGCCTCGTATGAAGCGGCGGTGACCACGCCCCGGCCTTTGCCCGGGACGCCGCCGACAGCTACCGGCTTGCCGCGCAGCGACGGGTCGAAAACCTGTTCCACCGAAACGAAGAAGGCGTCCAGGTCGATGTGCATGATGCGCCGCGGCTTTTCGACGGGCGGCTGAGCCATCACTCGCCCCTGGAGATGAAATTTTTGAGCCGTTTTTCGAGGTCGGACCGGGGGATGAGAAGGCGGCGGTCGCAGGTGAGGCAGACGATGCCGATGTCCGCCCCGATACGGTAAACCTTCCACTCGTAGCCGCCGCAGGGGTGGGCTTTCCTCAGGCGCAGGATGTCGTTGAGCTTGAAATCGACCATCAAACAGCCTTACAAAAGGGCAGCCGGCTGGTAGAGCTAGGCTGCCAGGTACTGGTTTATCTCGTCGCGGAGAAGGAGGGCGGCGGCGCGCGCCGCCTGGGAGTAGTCCGTTCCTGAAGAAGCGTAGATGACCTGCCGGGATACGCTGATGACCGCCAAACCGCCGCCGCTGGAACCGTACTTGACCGCCAGTTCCAGCGAACCTCCCTGAGCGCCCACGCCCGGTATCAGCAGCGGCAGGGTCGGATGGGCGTCCCGGATAGCCTTGAGCTCCGACGGTTGGGTAGCCCCGGCCACCAGGCCGAGGTTGCCGTACCTGTTCCAGGTTTCGACCTTATCGGCGACGATCTGGTACAGGGGCTTGCCGTTAGATTCGATCGACTGGAAATCGGCGGCGCCGGGATTGCTGGTGCGGCACAGGACGAAGACCGCTTTGTCACGGTACTCGAAGAATGGCTCAATCGAATCGCGGCCGAGATAAGGATTGACGGTGACGGCGTCGGCGCCCAGTTCATCGAAAGCGGCGCGGGCATAAGCCCTGGCGGTGTTGCCGATATCGCCGCGCTTGGCATCCAGGATAACCGGGATATTGCGCGGGACCGCTTCTATGACGTCCTTCAGGACGCTCCACCCGCTCGAACCGAGAGCTTCGAAGAAAGCGATGTTGGGCTTGTAGGCGCATACCAGGTCATAGGTCGCGCCGATGATCTCCCGGCAGAAATCAGTCACCGAGGCGCCGGCCGGCAGTTTCTCAGGTTCCGGGTCCAGGCCGATGCAAAGGCAGCTGCGGTTGTGCCGGGCGGCTCCGTTGAGCTTGGTAAGACAATTCACCGCATCATGGTAACAGGATGCCCGGAGGCTGGCAAGAAGGCTGCGGGCGAGGATGCTGTCCCGCCGCCGATTCAGCCATTGGAAACCTCAGGTTGCGCCCGGATGCGGCTTGGCGTATAATCTACAGCTTGTTGCCAGCAAATTAACAGGAGGCGTCCCTTGGCCAATATCAAGAGTTCTAAAAAAGACATCATCACTTCCGCTAAAAAAGCGGAACGCAACAAAGCCGCCACCAGCGCCCTGAAGACCGCGGTGCGTAAAACTGAGAAGTCTATCGCCGCCAAAGACCCGGCCATGAAAGAAGCGGTAACCGCCGGCCAGAGCGCCCTCGATATCGCCGCTAAAAAAGGCATCATTCACCCCAACGCCGCCGCCCGCAAAAAGAGCCGCCTGACCAAAAAAGCCAACGCCGCCGCAAAATAACAGCCGCCGTTCGGCCGTTAACAGAAAGAGGAGGACAGCCCTCCTCTTTTTTATTCCCGGAATCCGGCGGCTCCGATTAATCCCGGTAAAGGCCGTGATCGGCGATATATGCGGCAACCGGCGCCGCCACCAGCGCGGATATCGCCTGGTCCCGCCTCACCCTCTCCCGGATGGATGTGGCGGATATATCTATCTCGGGTTCGGTCATGACCACGGTCCTGGCCGCCAGACCGGGTACGGCTTTATCCAGAGCATTCAGGTCCGGTCTCGGGGACCCTATCCTCGGCGCCGCGGCCAGACATGCGGATTTGATAATACGGTCGGGGTGATGCCATGACGGCAGGGAAATCAGATTATCCCAGCCCAGGATAAAATACAATTCATCTTTAGGATACAGTCGCCTGAGTTCTTCCAGTGTTTGCCAGGTATAAGAAGGACCCGGGCGTTTGATTTCAATATCGCTGACCCCGGCATACGGCACATCGGCGGCCGCCAGCCGGGTCATCGCCAGCCGGTGGCGGGCGGGGGTGACCTTCATCGCCGCTTTCACCCAGGGCTGTCCGGCAGGTATGAATATCACCTCGTCAAGGTCAAGTATCCGCCGCGCCGCCTCAGCCAGAACAAGGTGCCCCAGGTGCGGCGGGTCGAAGGTGCCGCCCAGAAGGCCCCTTCTCACCAGTACAACTCCAGCTTGCCGATGATCAGTTTTTCACCCGGCTTGATCTTGGCGGCGCGAACGGCGCGGCCCACGCCCCAGCGCCAGAGCTCGGCCAGGACCTGCCGCCGGACCTCTGGGTCGTTGGTGTCAGATCCGGCTACCAGCCGTTCAAATTCATCAGATTCGACCCGATAGCCGTCGGCGTCCCGTGTGACCGTAACTTTTTCCCGCTGCGGCGCCGGGCGGAAGACTTTGATCGGCGCTTCGGCGGCGTCGGCTGAAACGGGCTGCTGCAGCATCGCGTCGAGTTCGGCCAGAAGACCTTCGATGCCTTCCCCGGATTGAGCCGAGACGAATATCGCCCTGTGCCCGGCGGCCTTGAACAGTTCTTTCAACGCCGGTAGCCGTGCCTTGACCGCCGGCAGATCTATTTTGTTGACGGCAACAAGTTGGGCTTTCCTGACCAGCAGCGGGTCGAAAAGCAGCAGTTCGGTGTTGATCTTGACCATATCGTTGACCGGTTCCGGCGACGAACCGTCCAACAGGTGAACCAGCACGCGGGTGCGGGCTACATGCCGCAGGAACTGGTGCCCCAGGCCCTTGCCCAGATGAGCTCCCTCGATGAGCCCGGGCACGTCGGCGACCACCCAGCGCCGGCCGCCGGCGTCGATGACACCGAGCGAAGGTTCGAGTGTGGTAAAGGGGTAGTCGGCCACCTTGGGGCGGGCCGCGGAGATTGCCGCCAGCAGCGAAGATTTACCGGCGTTCGGCAAACCGATGATGCCGGCATCAGCGATCAATTTCAGTTCGAGCGATAACACCTTTGTCTCGCCAGGCGCTCCGGCCTGCGCCAGGCGGGGCGCCTGGTTGGTCGAGGAGGCAAAGTGGGAATTGCCCAGGCCGCCCTTGCCGCCGTGGGCGGCGACAATGCGTTCTCCGTGTTGCGAAAGATCCGCCAGTACGTCGCCGGTATCCCTGTCGCGGATTACAGTGCCTATCGGCAGTTTGACAATCACGTCGGCGCCGCTTTTACCTGATTTCCTCTGCCCGGCGCCGCGGCCGCCGTCGGCCGCCGCATAGTGGCGCTGGTGGCGGTATTTCATCAGGCTGCCGATATCTTTATCGGCTTCAAGAATGACATCGCCGCCCCTGCCGCCGTCACCCCCGTCGGGACCGCCGCGGGGCACGAACTTCTCGCGTCGGAAACTGACGGCGCCTCTGCCGCCGTTACCGCTCTTGATTTCTATTTCCGCCTGATCTATCAATTTCTATCCTTATCTAACAAACAACATATTCAGATTCAGTATATCAAAATAAGAAGTGTTTAACAGTTGTAATAATAGGGATGCTAACAACCGGCTTATCTTTCGCCAGATTTACAACTGCTTCAATCGTTAGAGCCGCCGCCGGGTATCTAATAAAGCGGCAAGTTATCTAACACTTGCCGAGAGTTCCATCGAAATTTCGCTGAAGTTATCGAAAATAGCGCCGCGATGACTTTCAGGAAAAACCTTGAAGACCGGGTGCAGCCGTCCCGCCAAGGGTTTATCTAACGCGAGGGGAACCGGAGAGCTGCCCGGACCCGGGCCCGCCTCGCTTCCGCCGCCCGGTCGCGGGGCGGGGCTTTGGTCGTCAGAGAACCCAGCAGCCGTGCCGTGGTTTCGGCAACCTCGCCGACCGCCTGGTCGAAGGCAGCCTGGTTGGCGGCTGAAGGTTCAGTGAAGCCGGAGACTTTCCTGACGTATTGCCGGGCGGCCGCCCGGATTTCGGCGTCGCTGGACGGCGGCTCATAGTTGAAAAGCGGCCTGATGCTGCGGCACATTTTGCCTCCTTGACGGCGACGGTCAGCGGAAAACCGCCGGAACGTCTAGTCGCGCCTGCCGCCGGTTAGGATCAGGACGTAATACAGTAGCTGGCCTACCGCCGCCAGCAGCGCCGCCACATAAGTCAGGGCCGCCGCCGATAATACGGCGCTGGCGCCGCTGGACTCGGTGACAGATGCCAGCCCGGTATTGCGGAGCATTGACCTGGCGCGGGCGGAAGCGTCGAACTCGACCGGCAGAGTGATCATGGTGAAAACCACCGCGGCGCCGAACAGGGCGACGCCGATCCAGGCTATATCGAGCCCGAAGCCGGTGCCCATGGCGTAAAGAATAATGCCGACAAACACCAGGATGCCCCCGAGGTTGGAACCGAGGCCGGCCACCGGGGCCAGGGCGTTTCTGACCTGGAGCGGGGCGTATGCCGTGGCGTGCTGAACGGCATGGCCGACCTCATGGGCGACGATGCCCAGGGCGGCCACCGAGGCCTTGTTGGCTACATCGGGCGAGAGCCGCAGGACGCGGACCCGGGGGTCATAATGGTCGGACAACTTGCCCTTGGACAGCTCGACCTGCACGTTCTGCAGATTGTTTTGGTCCAGGAGCCATCGGGCGGCATTGAGACCGGTCATGTTGCGGTCATTGGGAATTTTGGAATACTTGCCGAAAGTTGAAGACACCCGCCACTGGGCGTAAAGCATGAACAGCAGCGGGGGTATGAAAAGGATTAACCACAGTTCCATTCCAAACCTCCATTACATAACGAGGAACAACCGAAGTATACCAGATTACGGCCGCCGCCTCAACGGGGATGAGGTCCGGGAGTTTAAAAACTAGCGCGAATCCGATGGGATTATCGAAAAAATGACGGCGTCGTGGATGCCGTCGGGAAGCGACAACTGGTTCCTCAAAATACCCTCGCGCACCGCCCCCACCTTCTCCGCCACCCGTTGGCTGCCGCGGTTCTCCACCGCCGCCAGAATCTCGATGCGGTTGAATTTCAGAGTATCGAGCCCGAACCTCACCAGAAGCCTGGCGGCGCGGGTGGCGATGCCCTGTTTGCAGCGGCTACTGCGTATCCAGTAGCCCAAGTTGGCCACTTTATTGAGCCTGTCAAGGTGGTTCAGCCCGGCGCCGCCGATGTAGGACCCATCGCGGTTATCGATGATGGCAAATTCATAAGCTGTTTCATCGCGCCAGCATTCGGCGCTCATTTTCAACCAGTTCTGGCTGTCGCCCACGCTGTATCCGGGGTGGGCCCACGGCATCCACCGGCTGAGCTCGGGCATCGATTCGATAACTGCGGCGTAGACCGCCGCGGCCTGGATCCGCCGATTCGGCCAAAGGCTGATCAGGTCGTCTTTAAGTTCGAAATCTTCCATGGTCACCCCCGCGCCCGCAGCCGCTCGCCGGAATCTATCATGATCGTCACCGGGCCGTCGTTGACCAGCTCTACGTGCATGTGCGCCTGGAATTTGCCCGTTTCGACTTTGACGCCGGTCTTCCTGGCCTCGGCTGCGAACTCGTTGAACATGAATTCGGCCACGTCCGGCGGTGCGGCGTCGGTAAAGCTGGGGCGGCGGCCTTTTCTGGTATCGGCGATCAGGGTGAACTGGCTGACCAGCAGCAGCTCGCCTTTAACGTCGAGGAGCGAAAGGTTGAACTTTGAATCGGCGTCGGCGAAGATTCTCAGATTGACCATTTTGTTCACCAGGTAGTCGGTGTCGGCCTTTTGGTCGCCCGCCGCCACCCCGATGAAAGCCAGCAGGCCGCCGGAAATTTCTCCGGCGACCTCACCGCCGACGCTGACCCTGGCCCTGGAAACCCGCTGGATGAGCACTTTCACGCCCGCTATTCTAAGCTATCGGGCGGGGACCCTGCCAGTATAATTTTTAAAGTCTGTGACTTTCGAGTTTGTTTCAGATTTCGATATTCGGATTTCGGACTTGGGGGCCGCCGCGGCGAACGTGGGCGCTGGCGGGTAATGAAACACAACATAAAAAATTGACCCCTAGACGGAAGGCCTCCGGCGGGGGTACAATGATGCCGTGAAGCTCATTCTGAGGTTTTGCCCGCCGTGCGAGTAGTCAGCCCCCGGGAAGTTGGGTGCTGAAGCACTGTCGCGCCTGGCGCGGCGGTGCTTTTTAGTTATCTAGACCAGCCGTTCGTATCGAGAACCAGCAAGAGGAGGGTCAGAAATGTATTCCAGCCTCATCGGTAAGATCGAGAAAGCCAACCGCTACGCCCAGGAAAAAGACCGCATCACCTTTACCGACATGAGCGTCAAGTTCCGCGGCGAAAACGAAACCCATATAACCGAACTTAAAAACGGCCAGTGGCACTGTAATTGCGACTTTTTCACCACCTGGGGCCGCTGTTCCCATACCATGGCGCTGGAAAAAGTCCTGGGCCCGATGCTTTCTGAGGAGTCCCGGGTGACGAACTTCCCGGCGTAAATTGTACCTGTCGGGCATCTGGAACGGTCAGGCCTTTGCTTCTCCGGCCTGCCAGAGTTCCAGCGTTTCCCCGACGGCGAAAAGAGAGCCGGTGACGCATACCAGGCCGCCGGCGCCGGCCATTTGAACGCCCAGCACCAGAGCCTCGGCGGTGGTTGAGGTATGGTTGACCCTTTTGCCCAACGCCTCAAAAGCCCGG
This window contains:
- the obgE gene encoding GTPase ObgE, with amino-acid sequence MIDQAEIEIKSGNGGRGAVSFRREKFVPRGGPDGGDGGRGGDVILEADKDIGSLMKYRHQRHYAAADGGRGAGQRKSGKSGADVIVKLPIGTVIRDRDTGDVLADLSQHGERIVAAHGGKGGLGNSHFASSTNQAPRLAQAGAPGETKVLSLELKLIADAGIIGLPNAGKSSLLAAISAARPKVADYPFTTLEPSLGVIDAGGRRWVVADVPGLIEGAHLGKGLGHQFLRHVARTRVLVHLLDGSSPEPVNDMVKINTELLLFDPLLVRKAQLVAVNKIDLPAVKARLPALKELFKAAGHRAIFVSAQSGEGIEGLLAELDAMLQQPVSADAAEAPIKVFRPAPQREKVTVTRDADGYRVESDEFERLVAGSDTNDPEVRRQVLAELWRWGVGRAVRAAKIKPGEKLIIGKLELYW
- the dtd gene encoding D-aminoacyl-tRNA deacylase, which produces MKVLIQRVSRARVSVGGEVAGEISGGLLAFIGVAAGDQKADTDYLVNKMVNLRIFADADSKFNLSLLDVKGELLLVSQFTLIADTRKGRRPSFTDAAPPDVAEFMFNEFAAEARKTGVKVETGKFQAHMHVELVNDGPVTIMIDSGERLRARG
- the nadD gene encoding nicotinate-nucleotide adenylyltransferase, whose protein sequence is MVRRGLLGGTFDPPHLGHLVLAEAARRILDLDEVIFIPAGQPWVKAAMKVTPARHRLAMTRLAAADVPYAGVSDIEIKRPGPSYTWQTLEELRRLYPKDELYFILGWDNLISLPSWHHPDRIIKSACLAAAPRIGSPRPDLNALDKAVPGLAARTVVMTEPEIDISATSIRERVRRDQAISALVAAPVAAYIADHGLYRD
- a CDS encoding zinc metallopeptidase, translating into MELWLILFIPPLLFMLYAQWRVSSTFGKYSKIPNDRNMTGLNAARWLLDQNNLQNVQVELSKGKLSDHYDPRVRVLRLSPDVANKASVAALGIVAHEVGHAVQHATAYAPLQVRNALAPVAGLGSNLGGILVFVGIILYAMGTGFGLDIAWIGVALFGAAVVFTMITLPVEFDASARARSMLRNTGLASVTESSGASAVLSAAALTYVAALLAAVGQLLYYVLILTGGRRD
- the rpsT gene encoding 30S ribosomal protein S20; protein product: MANIKSSKKDIITSAKKAERNKAATSALKTAVRKTEKSIAAKDPAMKEAVTAGQSALDIAAKKGIIHPNAAARKKSRLTKKANAAAK
- the pyrF gene encoding orotidine-5'-phosphate decarboxylase produces the protein MNCLTKLNGAARHNRSCLCIGLDPEPEKLPAGASVTDFCREIIGATYDLVCAYKPNIAFFEALGSSGWSVLKDVIEAVPRNIPVILDAKRGDIGNTARAYARAAFDELGADAVTVNPYLGRDSIEPFFEYRDKAVFVLCRTSNPGAADFQSIESNGKPLYQIVADKVETWNRYGNLGLVAGATQPSELKAIRDAHPTLPLLIPGVGAQGGSLELAVKYGSSGGGLAVISVSRQVIYASSGTDYSQAARAAALLLRDEINQYLAA
- a CDS encoding regulatory protein RecX, translated to MPDFRRAGKIVRAEAESAASPGLSPAEACYQAALKLLAYRARSEAEMRQRLSRRGFSETEIEAVMNLLKAAGLVDDSAFARAWSEHRASGSPRSAYMIKRELLSRGVDPETAGNALADADDAGAAYRAALPRLSRLKALPADESRRKLADFLRRRGFGWAVIETTLARLEEEGLTSRVDTI
- a CDS encoding GNAT family N-acetyltransferase translates to MEDFELKDDLISLWPNRRIQAAAVYAAVIESMPELSRWMPWAHPGYSVGDSQNWLKMSAECWRDETAYEFAIIDNRDGSYIGGAGLNHLDRLNKVANLGYWIRSSRCKQGIATRAARLLVRFGLDTLKFNRIEILAAVENRGSQRVAEKVGAVREGILRNQLSLPDGIHDAVIFSIIPSDSR
- the dinB gene encoding DNA polymerase IV codes for the protein MAQPPVEKPRRIMHIDLDAFFVSVEQVFDPSLRGKPVAVGGVPGKGRGVVTAASYEARRYGIHAGMPLSQAHRLCPNCLFVPGRWERYGEASKRFMAILADFSPFLEPGGLDEAWLDVTGFESLHGSLAGMGTKIRRRIRDEIGIAASIGIAGSKIAAKVASKTAKPDGLVEVPPGGEAAFMAPLPIGRMPGVGEKTEKVLNALGIRTLGELASIPLDSLTSRFGAYGEMLKLHAQGIDRSRVQPPAEARSISAERTFDADSRDRQFLEATLRYLSEQIGARLRRYGQKASVVHIRVRWADFSAITRQRTLGFGTDSNEVIFGEALKLLGAALAGSRQPVRLLGVGLAKLSGGEGQMPLDNGGAARLSSIDRALDRIRKKYGFGAIQTGRTLALGRRAEPPAAGDS
- the recA gene encoding recombinase RecA, which gives rise to MDLEKQRALEAAVGLIEKQFGKGAIMKLSEAASTVAVEVIPTGSLSLDLALGVGGIPRGRVTEIFGPEGSGKTTLAQHIIAQCQRQGGKAFYIDVEHAFDPKYAKTCGINLDELYIAQPDTGEEALDICEKLVRSGGADLVVIDSVAALVPKAELEGDMGDSHVGLQARLMSQALRKLTASIGNTGTAVIFINQLREKVGIVFGNPEVTPGGRALKFYSSVRLDVRRVETLKSGNSAIGTHVKVKVVKNKVAPPFRSAEFDILFDSGISREGNLIDLGVESGVIKKSGAFFSYGDVRLGQGREAVRTFLAAHPETADAVESDVRAAASANASFIDTE
- a CDS encoding DUF951 domain-containing protein; protein product: MVDFKLNDILRLRKAHPCGGYEWKVYRIGADIGIVCLTCDRRLLIPRSDLEKRLKNFISRGE
- a CDS encoding DUF2277 domain-containing protein, producing the protein MCRSIRPLFNYEPPSSDAEIRAAARQYVRKVSGFTEPSAANQAAFDQAVGEVAETTARLLGSLTTKAPPRDRAAEARRARVRAALRFPSR